One part of the Rutidosis leptorrhynchoides isolate AG116_Rl617_1_P2 chromosome 1, CSIRO_AGI_Rlap_v1, whole genome shotgun sequence genome encodes these proteins:
- the LOC139876738 gene encoding cytochrome P450 93A3-like, which yields MVDIHGYFIIFIISLISILSFRSLYSSSRAKNQLPPSPFVLPIIGHLHLLAPIPHQALHKLSIQYGPIFRFHLGSVPCVAVSSPEIAKQFLRTYETAYLDRPRNTTTVYLTYGSKDFMFAPFGTYWKQMKKLVMSELLNGPTLDLLLPVRQDETYRFVNSLLRKGKVGKTVNVKSELLKLTNNVISRMLMSERCSEDDNEVDDMGKLVTEISEITGKFNLADYIWFCKNLDLQGFKKRAKKIHKRFDVLIERIIREHEDERSKKKDKNDVKDLLDILLNNLEDDTMEIKLTKDNIKAFILNLFVAGTDTSALTIEWSLAELINHPRIMKKAVEEIDRVVGTTRLLEESDIPNLPYLQAIVKETLRLHPTAPMIPRTSTEDCIVAGYHVPAKTTVFVNVWALGRDPKNWDDPLRFNPERFEGSQVDFRGQHFHMLPFGSGRRMCPGTSLAMQVAQVTLGVMVQCFEWKLGKEGGSGRVDMKEGPGITLPRANPLVCVPVARLDSILVPCSS from the exons ATGGTTGACATCCATGGCtacttcatcatctttatcatttcaCTCATTTCCATTCTATCATTTCGATCGCTTTATTCATCTTCACGAGCTAAAAATCAGCTTCCACCGAGCCCATTTGTCCTTCCGATCATCGGTCACCTTCACCTCCTTGCACCAATTCCTCATCAAGCGTTACATAAACTCTCGATTCAATACGGGCCAATTTTCAGGTTCCATTTAGGGTCAGTACCTTGTGTAGCCGTTTCATCACCCGAAATAGCTAAACAATTTCTTAGAACATACGAAACTGCTTATTTAGACCGTCCTCGTAACACCACCACAGTTTACTTAACATATGGATCAAAAGATTTTATGTTTGCGCCTTTTGGAACTTACTGGAAACAAATGAAGAAACTGGTTATGTCTGAGCTTTTAAACGGTCCAACGCTCGACTTACTACTTCCTGTTCGACAAGATGAGACTTATCGTTTTGTTAACTCGTTATTGCGAAAGGGTAAAGTTGGAAAAACTGTGAATGTTAAAAGTGAGCTTTTGAAGTTGACAAAtaatgtgatttcaagaatgcttATGAGTGAGAGGTGTTCGGAGGATGATAATGAAGTGGACGATATGGGGAAACTGGTTACGGAGATTTCGGAGATTACTGGTAAATTCAATCTTGCAGATTACATATGGTTCTGTAAGAATCTTGATTTACAAGGATTTAAAAAAAGAGCGAAAAAGATCCACAAACGGTTTGATGTTTTAATAGAAAGGATCATTAGGGAACATGAAGATGAAAGAAGCAAAAAGAAGGATAAAAATGATGTCAAAGATCTTCTTGATATTTTACTCAACAATTTAGAAGATGATACAATGGAGATCAAGTTGACCAAAGACAATATCAAAGCTTTTATTCTG AACTTATTTGTTGCAGGAACAGACACATCTGCACTTACTATAGAATGGAGTTTAGCAGAACTAATCAACCACCCAAGAATAATGAAGAAAGCGGTTGAAGAAATTGATCGCGTGGTAGGTACAACCCGACTTCTAGAAGAATCGGATATACCTAACCTTCCATACCTCCAAGCAATCGTAAAGGAAACCTTAAGGTTACACCCAACAGCTCCAATGATCCCAAGAACATCAACAGAAGATTGCATTGTAGCAGGCTACCATGTTCCTGCAAAAACAACTGTTTTTGTTAATGTGTGGGCCCTGGGGAGGGACCCAAAGAACTGggacgatccactgagattcaacCCTGAAAGATTTGAAGGGAGTCAAGTGGATTTTAGAGGACAACACTTTCACATGTTGCCGTTTGGAAGTGGGAGACGAATGTGTCCTGGGACGTCGTTAGCAATGCAAGTTGCCCAAGTCACATTGGGTGTCATGGTTCAGTGCTTCGAGTGGAAGTTAGGAAAAGAAGGGGGATCAGGTCGGGTTGATATGAAAGAGGGACCCGGGATTACTCTTCCTAGAGCCAATCCTTTAGTATGTGTTCCTGTGGCTAGGCTCGATTCGATATTAGTTCCATGTTCTAGTTAA
- the LOC139876748 gene encoding protein POLYCHOME-like has protein sequence MPEARDRRSRPNDVIADIYSRRLTSVGRIETLPDLDDNDRRIVNQTPFRWGSTPLTGGGLGHQIGATRFTRSGVAGAGIGLFGTPTTNYRRGRRNQNSPPFGGSVRRGRIGRSGNRSVLPSWYPRTPLGDITHVVRAIERRRARLGDGDGQVSGSPTASDAQLEHDLSLVTPKPNVESKVFKPSNLGKVSLSLADIVNQNGSEFETPQKKLLNSIDIVEKVVMEELGRLKRTPAAKKAEREKKVRTLMSMR, from the exons ATGCCAGAGGCAAGAGACAGACGATCGAGGCCAAACGACGTCATTGCAGATATATACAGTCGCCGTCTGACGTCAGTCGGTAGAATAGAAACCTTGCCGGATTTAGATGATAACGATAGAAGGATTGTAAATCAAACACCATTCAGATGGGGATCAACGCCGTTAACAGGTGGTGGTTTAGGTCATCAAATTGGTGCGACTCGTTTTACTAGAAGTGGTGTCGCCGGTGCCGGAATCGGTTTGTTTGGAACGCCGACAACAAATTACAGACGCGGCCGCCGAAATCAGAACTCTCCACCCTTTGGTGGCAGTGTCCGACGTGGCAGAATTGGACGTTCTGGTAACCGCAGTGTGTTACCTTCTTGGTATCCACGGACTCCACTTGGTGACATAACTCATGTCGTTAGG gCGATTGAGAGGAGAAGAGCGCGGTTGGGAGATGGTGATGGTCAAGTTTCAGGGAGTCCAACAGCATCAGATGCTCAGCTCGAGCATGATCTTTCTTTAGTAACGCCAAAACCTAATGTGGAATCTAAAGTGTTTAAACCATCGAATTTGGGAAAGGTTTCATTGAGTTTAGCTGATATTGTTAATCAAAATGGTTCAGAGTTTGAGACACCCCAAAAGAAACTGCTAAACTCAATCGATATAGTTGAGAAAGTAGTTATGGAAGAATTGGGGAGGTTAAAAAGGACCCCAGCTGCTAAAAAGGCAGAAAGGGAGAAAAAGGTCAGAACTTTGATGTCCATGAGGTGA